Proteins encoded in a region of the Oncorhynchus gorbuscha isolate QuinsamMale2020 ecotype Even-year linkage group LG16, OgorEven_v1.0, whole genome shotgun sequence genome:
- the LOC123998747 gene encoding HLA class II histocompatibility antigen, DQ beta 1 chain-like isoform X1 yields the protein MYVLNCFSIHLLLLFSSLSEVVDSSDEDFAHDDAWCRFSSRDLHDMEYILEHHFNKIMVAQYNSTTERWTGYTAWGVISAEKWNEDPDEIPRRRSDMDVLCKPYANRIYNTTEMFMVEPNVTLRLEGTSSDSSLVCSVHFFYPKHIRVTWLRNGEEVTSDVTSTDVLANGLWSYQIQSYLKYTPTTGERITCMVEHISQTEPKLHYWDPSLPKSEKNKIVIGVCGLLLGVVFVVAGLIYWKKSTGRLLDLIGELDYGTCD from the exons ATGTATGTGCTGAATTGCTTCTCCATCCACCTGctgctcctcttctcctctctgtctgaagTGG TTGATTCCTCAGATGAAGATTTTGCACACGATGATGCGTGGTGTCGGTTTAGCTCCAGAGATTTACATGATATGGAGTATATTTTAGAGCATCATTTTAACAAGATCATGGTGGCTCAGTACAACAGCACCACAGAGAGGTGGACAGGATACACAGCATGGGGAGTGATATCTGCAGAAAAGTGGAATGAGGACCCAGATGAGATCCCCAGGAGGAGATCAGATATGGATGTGTTATGCAAGCCATATGCTAATCGGATCTACAACACAACAGAGATGTTTATGG TTGAGCCCAATGTCACACTGAGGCTAGAGGGAACATCCAGTGACTCCAGCCTTGTGTGTAGTGTCCACTTCTTCTACCCCAAACACATCAGAGTGACGTGGCTGAGGAATGGGGAGGAAGTGACCTCAGATGTGACTTCCACTGACGTACTGGCCAATGGACTCTGGAGCTACCAGATACAGTCCTATTTGAAGTACACACCCACAACTGGAGAGAGGATCACCTGTATGGTGGAGCACATCAGCCAGACTGAGCCCAAACTTCATTACTGGG ACCCCTCCTTGCCTAAGTCTGAGAAGAATAAGATAGTGATCGGTGTCTGTGGGCTGCTGCTGGGGGTGGTCTTTGTAGTAGCTGGACTGATCTACTGGAAGAAATCAACTG GACGGCTGTTGGATCTTATTGGTGAACTTGATTATGGGACTTGTGATTGA
- the LOC123998747 gene encoding DLA class II histocompatibility antigen, DR-1 beta chain-like isoform X2 codes for MYVLNCFSIHLLLLFSSLSEVVEPNVTLRLEGTSSDSSLVCSVHFFYPKHIRVTWLRNGEEVTSDVTSTDVLANGLWSYQIQSYLKYTPTTGERITCMVEHISQTEPKLHYWDPSLPKSEKNKIVIGVCGLLLGVVFVVAGLIYWKKSTGRLLDLIGELDYGTCD; via the exons ATGTATGTGCTGAATTGCTTCTCCATCCACCTGctgctcctcttctcctctctgtctgaagTGG TTGAGCCCAATGTCACACTGAGGCTAGAGGGAACATCCAGTGACTCCAGCCTTGTGTGTAGTGTCCACTTCTTCTACCCCAAACACATCAGAGTGACGTGGCTGAGGAATGGGGAGGAAGTGACCTCAGATGTGACTTCCACTGACGTACTGGCCAATGGACTCTGGAGCTACCAGATACAGTCCTATTTGAAGTACACACCCACAACTGGAGAGAGGATCACCTGTATGGTGGAGCACATCAGCCAGACTGAGCCCAAACTTCATTACTGGG ACCCCTCCTTGCCTAAGTCTGAGAAGAATAAGATAGTGATCGGTGTCTGTGGGCTGCTGCTGGGGGTGGTCTTTGTAGTAGCTGGACTGATCTACTGGAAGAAATCAACTG GACGGCTGTTGGATCTTATTGGTGAACTTGATTATGGGACTTGTGATTGA